From a region of the Lentilactobacillus curieae genome:
- a CDS encoding LacI family DNA-binding transcriptional regulator: MATIKDIAEKAGVSITTVSRVLNYDKSLSVSETTRKKIFQVAESMSYTKNRRKVSAQDTIAIVQWYTETKELDDLYYLSIRMGAEKAAAKENFKVKQYFANDSLNDIGDVKAIIAIGKYSDAQIKKLAKKSETLIFVDFDTLSKGYDCVVTDFDNSTRNVIDSFIDAGITNIGMVSGTESTSDGKLTISDPRVATFKNYLSQKGLFEPEDVFTADYTLDGAYELLLDRLETMGDAFPKALFISNDAMAVGAVKALTEKKKRIPEDVSIVSFNDTSIAKYVIPALSSVKVETTRMGEVALNMVKNAIETGKQTTEKVVVSNELIKRESSI, translated from the coding sequence ATGGCTACTATAAAAGATATTGCCGAGAAAGCCGGAGTATCAATTACGACGGTGTCTCGAGTACTAAATTATGATAAATCATTATCAGTCAGTGAAACTACCAGAAAAAAGATTTTTCAGGTTGCTGAATCAATGTCATACACAAAAAATCGCAGGAAAGTCTCTGCCCAGGATACAATCGCGATTGTCCAGTGGTATACAGAAACTAAGGAGTTAGATGATTTATACTACTTATCTATCAGAATGGGTGCAGAAAAGGCTGCGGCTAAGGAAAACTTTAAGGTGAAACAGTATTTTGCCAACGATTCTCTAAACGATATTGGTGACGTTAAGGCAATTATTGCGATTGGTAAATACAGTGATGCCCAAATCAAGAAACTGGCCAAAAAGTCTGAAACACTAATTTTCGTTGACTTTGACACGCTTTCTAAGGGATACGACTGCGTAGTGACTGACTTTGACAACTCAACTAGAAATGTAATTGATAGTTTTATTGATGCAGGAATTACCAATATTGGGATGGTTTCGGGAACGGAATCCACTAGCGATGGCAAACTTACAATTAGCGATCCGCGGGTTGCCACATTTAAGAATTATTTGTCGCAAAAAGGATTGTTCGAACCAGAAGACGTCTTTACAGCTGACTATACTTTAGATGGTGCATATGAATTATTACTGGATAGGTTGGAGACGATGGGGGATGCTTTTCCGAAGGCGCTGTTTATTTCAAACGACGCAATGGCAGTTGGTGCCGTGAAGGCGTTGACTGAGAAGAAAAAGCGGATTCCAGAAGATGTTAGTATCGTCAGTTTTAACGATACTTCCATCGCCAAGTACGTTATTCCTGCCCTTAGCTCGGTTAAGGTTGAGACTACCAGAATGGGTGAAGTGGCACTTAATATGGTTAAGAACGCCATTGAAACCGGTAAGCAGACTACTGAAAAGGTTGTTGTATCAAACGAGCTTATCAAGCGAGAAAGTAGCATCTAG